aacacaaactCAACAAGGACAAAAGAAAAATtagctttatttcagtttagctCCACATAATTTTAATGttcacaaacaaatgtaatgtacatttcGCAATATAAATACATCCTTTAAGACCCCATTAACAATATCAACATGACACATAGAACACTGGAATCCTTGAATTCCTTAATCGCGACGATTAATTAATACAGCACAacaataaggcttcttggtttgcaacctagCTAACTTTCCTAATGGCAGTTTTGTTTGTAGGCATgtcacagttttcttttgtggaaaggcagttgtaaataccttaatgttttgctgtttatcgcgCGTAGCAGGTCGATAATACGCGGTGGCATTCGAGCTAAAGTAAATTAGGGACAGTTATTatctgactagctagctagctagctagctaatttaacatTAACGTTACGCCACCTAAATAACTAGATAAATTAGCAATTTAGTTATAACTACCTTtataaaaacagattgactggTAAAACAGCCAATGACGTGCCAATGGGatggccaatcagattggcgCTTCTGACAGGCGGGCTTCTGACGCACATTTGgaagcttttatacagtggcAGCAAAACGTAAAACTAACCATATTGTTTGGAATTAAGATGAAGATAATATAGAACAGTATtgtataaattatatttctgtgttGCTTTAAAATCAGTGATATTTTTACCCAGGCTAAAATTGTCACAGCTGCAAATAAGCAAACAGAACAGGATAATGTTCTATGGTGAGTACCCTTTGTTCACAATACATTTCCCTGTGTGTTTGGAGCCATTCTGTGCAGGTTGTAGATGCAGGCGTCCCCACCTTACAAACATTCGAAATGCAGCGATTGCACCAAGAGAATCGCCATGGTCAAAAGCTTATTTTCCACCGTTGGCTCTCAGCTCATAACAGTATCCAGCTATGTCCCTACAAACCAGCTAACCACGTGCAAAATCGACATTTAAACGTATTTTttggttaaatatttttttcttttaccgCCACAAAAAATCGTATAATATCAGAGCAACAGTTGAACTTATCGTAGAAATATACAATGTCATAGACTAGTAACATAATACTCTTTAGCTAACTACCTCCAAAACCAAGACCATTTCACATCCAGAGAATTACTTTTTTCTGTCCTTGAAAATGATCGTTGGGAAAAGACGTTAGGGCTGGGACGATTCTGATGCCCGTGTGACAACATCAGAGTGACACTACATCAATAAAAAGGGGAAAACACAATTTCATCACATAGTTTAGGAAgatttagtgagtgagtgttttagTATGTCTCCTGGTACACTTCCAGAGCATTTATCTGCCCTTACTTTGGcatgctgaataataataataataataataattgcaaaaGACAATACGTTTTGATAGGGGAATTAAGTGTCACAACCATCCCAAACCCAGGCAGTCATTACGACTATTTTGGCATGTGGGTTTGAATTGAGACATCACATTTGACTGGAGAAACTGCTTATTGCTGCCATGGAAGTTAAGCCATTTTATCTACAATATTGTGGCTGCTAAACATGAAATAGACGATAAGAATTTGGTTGTCTTTTATCCCtcaaatttcttttttcttaaaacaccCTATAGTTCACCCAGTAAGCTCAAAGAGGAATATGTGGCCAAATTGATGGTGTTACAACTAATCCAGGGTGACAACCATCCCCAGTCTCCCACACTGTACATTGCAGGGCTCACCGGCATTATTTTGGTTGCGTAACGTCCTGTGTCTTCTATTCTCTCTTGATTGCATCACTCCtgccccaaaaaaacagaaggcaGAAAAACATTGCTCAATAAAACGAATGACATGGGGTCACAGAAAAACCcctcacacaaatgcattttgttgtatttcCTAAGTTTTTCTTGTTACCATGGACCACAGCCATGAAAATATACCCTTTTAGTACCTTTTAGGACACAAATATTCAATAACTTTAAACTTTAATAAAATTTAGATTCTCAGTGGGCACAAGGATGTTTCACAGACGATTAATGTAAGATCTGAAATTGAAACTGTGGACCACATTTCCGTTTGAAGGGCCTCAACAGAAGTGTGAAATTTATGGTGAAAGCATTGGCCCTGCCCTCTGGTACAGTTCCGAGAAGCTGTGCTGCTAGAAGCTCATGGAGTTATTAACTCTTAAACTCTTGCCTGATGATAACACTGATGAACAATAGAACGATCACATGACTCACTGCGGTTTTGCCAGATCTTCCAAAAGGCGACGGCGGTGCATATTAGGAACACCAAAACAAGCCCGGCGTGACGTAGCACCCACAGAGTCCTTTCCAGGCATGTCTGTGCACTACACAGAAAAGATGCTCTGAGATGCATCGCGGGCATGGACATAGACTGGCCTCACTCACTGAAAGGGGAAAAGCTCAGGGGAGAACACAAAACTCACCCAGAACACAGCTGGCTTCCTTGTTCCGGGGGACTGGTCTTATTAAAGGCCCCTTCTGTTGTGGTGATCAGTGTGTTGTTCTTATGGGATTGAGAGGGAGACTTGATGGTATCTGTCAGCAAATGCAAAGTCAAGACTGAAATTGTATATGCAACCTTTTGCGAAAGTTATACTTCTaatttttaaatcaaaacatttggtttcaccatgtttcACACCTCAGTATTAAAGCCCTTGCAAAAGTGACACTAGGCCAAGATTGGCAGGGGAAACTTCCTAGGGTCACAGAGAAAGAACCCTTAGAAGGGACCAGGCTCAAGAGAGGGAGCCCATCTTCCTGTGGCTGCTCAGGGTAGGGATGCAGACCAGCTGACATGAATGTGAGAGATATTCACCATCCTATTGATGGGGAAATGTTTCACAAATTCATCAGCCACTAGCTGAACACcttacattttatcatttaaatcaTCCGCTCAGTGTTATTGTGTTTGTATATTGTGTTATCATTAAGATTACAAAACTCCTAAACAATGGATCTATTGTTAGCTTAAATGAGTCACTCAAactaatattttgtaaaaatccTGGGAGTACATGAAGACAATTCAGCTCTCTGTTCACATAGATCAAATATATAACAGTTGAGGTATGTAAAAGGCTTTATAAATCAGATAATACCTTTTAATTGTCACTTAACACAATTGGTTCTTTTGTAACAATACAGTACTTGATGAAATTTCTATTCATATTTCAGCTgtcaattttttaaaacatccACATGAAATTCACACTTTTCAACCTGAAAAGACAGGTTAAAATTCTATAGTTTAAGGTTTTCCCCTACATTGACGGAATGCATTCCAATACAGGCTCGTTTTGAGTTCCTTACGTGTGGTGACTGTGGTCGTTGTAGTTTTCCGAGTGACAGTGAGGTGAACAGGGATCTGTAGTTCTCCAGCAGCACACCAATACCAGCCTGCGTCCTCCATGTTCAGCTCCCTCGCCGTCACAGTGAAGACCTTTTTAGAGCGGTCATCTTTCATCTCTGATCTTCCAGATTCACCAGAATTCACTTCCACACAGGAGCCCTCTATCCTGCACCACTTCTTCATGCTGCTCGGTTCATTATAGTGACACGGCACACTGACATGGCCCCCTTCCACACCggccacctcctgctgctcaaCCCAGAGTCCAGGAGGCCCTGAACACCATAGAATACAGACCAAAATAATTAGAATTGCATCACTTAACCCtctgaaacaaaataaactaaagCTAAATAATTTTCATACTCCCATGGATACAGACTGGGAATGGGGTTGAAAAAGGGCAATTAATGTTGGCACCACACTCTTATTCTTTAAGAATAGTCCAAATTAATGGGTTTGCAGAGTAACCAAGATATTTTTAAACTCACATGCCAGCACTTggaaattattttccaaaacTCAATGATAACTGCTTACCCGCAGTGACCATCAAGTACAGACGTGTTCCCTTATCTCCAGCGCCCTGGATGTCGACAGCACACCAGTAATATCCAGAGTCCGTAATCTTCAGTTTTGTCATGGTAACAGTGAACACATGATGGATGGGGTCATCAGTGATTTCACATTTAACTTCTGGAGAGTCAGTGTGTACTATATTATGGCAATTTCCCAATAAGTACCCCTGACACCAGTATTTCACATGATTTTCATATTCTCTATCATAGAGACATGGGATGGTGACAGATCTTCCACTCTGTACAACTACTTCACTCACTGTGTACATGCCGtcagcatctgcagagagaaacacacacatcatcagggtgggtgtattttacagagcacagtgtggtgcagtctgtagggcagCTGACTCTCAGGCTAAGAGTGAAccctcctgtgtgtttgggggttcaaTCCTCTGCACCCAACCATCTCGATCtgttcccctcttctctctcctgtttgaataaatgctaaatgtctgcatttatatagcaccttcatccaaagcgctgtaacattgatgcttctcattcacccattcatacacacattcacccacacaccaatggtgattggctgccacacAAGGCACAAAACAGCTGGtaaggagcatttaggggttgctTGTCTTCCTCAGGGAGACTTTGATACACCCAGGGTGCAATCGAAACGGCAACCCTCcgcctgccagacgactgctcttaccacctgagccaatgtcaccacaATAAAGTGCACAGGGGAACATCACTAATActcaaattaattttaatgcACCATAACAAAAGGTGCAaccaacacactgcatctcGGTCAAATATGGTCTACCACAccaatgcattaaaataaaagtatcaTTGGACTTTAATGATGATTGGATTTTATGATGTTCTTGTGTGGAATTAAAGTGTTTGATTGTGAAAACCAAGGCATTCCCGGAGaacacaatacaatataatcgtttttttacaaaagaaaaatctttcACTGgagttaatttttaaatgtttcttggaTACCTCCTTAAAAGCAAAAGTGTGTGAGGGGTTACTGTGTACATATGAGCACAAACACAGAATTCTTTCCACTCTTTCAATTCTctctttcagtttttattttagcagagcTACAAACAGCATTATTTCCGGTGGTTAATACCCTCTGCTTGAAAGCCATTTCTGTGGAAGCATTCACACTTACAGAACACAGAAAATCACATCAACTTCTCTTTTAAGTAAAACTCAGAGCCATTCTAATCATGCActatgtgaagtgtgaaaaagtCATATTGCAACTCCTTCCGCTTCTTGGGTTCAACATCAAACACAAAGCTATGGGACATTTTCACACTTTAATTGTTTTTTGACAGTTATACTTGTGTTGTCCAAAGGGtaaaaaaatgaagtaaaaactgtttaatatttttttcaacttgaaatttgatgacaaagtttgtgatgagtgacaagatgtttcttcatgcaaaatataatttatataaagtataaaatataaaggCATTTTTGACCCTTGACAAGGGGAGTCTActgaatgttaagactacacaagggttaaagtgcATACATTCTAAGCATATAGCCATGGTCTATTTGAGTTTATTAGTTCTATTCtgattatatatacactcagtgagccctttaggtattgattagacttattttttagactgagTGGTCGTCtgcggctgtagcctatccacttagcggtttgatgcgttgtgtgtccagagatgctcttttgcgtatcactgttgtaatgtgtgcttatttatgtcactgtcacctccctgtaaGTATTGACCAGTCAGGCCTTTCTCCTCACacctctctgattaacaaggcatttctttctgcagaactgctgcttgcaCCATGCT
The sequence above is a segment of the Conger conger chromosome 4, fConCon1.1, whole genome shotgun sequence genome. Coding sequences within it:
- the LOC133126888 gene encoding polymeric immunoglobulin receptor-like isoform X1, which codes for MALTLILFLSFLFLTVLPDADGMYTVSEVVVQSGRSVTIPCLYDREYENHVKYWCQGYLLGNCHNIVHTDSPEVKCEITDDPIHHVFTVTMTKLKITDSGYYWCAVDIQGAGDKGTRLYLMVTAGPPGLWVEQQEVAGVEGGHVSVPCHYNEPSSMKKWCRIEGSCVEVNSGESGRSEMKDDRSKKVFTVTARELNMEDAGWYWCAAGELQIPVHLTVTRKTTTTTVTTHTIKSPSQSHKNNTLITTTEGAFNKTSPPEQGSQLCSGAQTCLERTLWVLRHAGLVLVFLICTAVAFWKIWQNRRVMQSRENRRHRTLRNQNNAGEPCNVQCGRLGMVVTLD
- the LOC133126888 gene encoding polymeric immunoglobulin receptor-like isoform X2 translates to MALTLILFLSFLFLTVLPDADGMYTVSEVVVQSGRSVTIPCLYDREYENHVKYWCQGYLLGNCHNIVHTDSPEVKCEITDDPIHHVFTVTMTKLKITDSGYYWCAVDIQGAGDKGTRLYLMVTAGPPGLWVEQQEVAGVEGGHVSVPCHYNEPSSMKKWCRIEGSCVEVNSGESGRSEMKDDRSKKVFTVTARELNMEDAGWYWCAAGELQIPVHLTVTRKTTTTTVTTHTIKSPSQSHKNNTLITTTEGAFNKTSPPEQGSQLCSGAQTCPRRTLWVLRHAGLVLVFLICTAVAFWKIWQNRRAMQSRENRRHRTLRNQMMTM